The following proteins are encoded in a genomic region of Channa argus isolate prfri chromosome 3, Channa argus male v1.0, whole genome shotgun sequence:
- the tmem184c gene encoding transmembrane protein 184C: protein MPCSCENWRRWIRPLVVVLYILLLLVILPLCVWELQKSEVSTPNKAWFIAGIFVFMTIPISLWGILQHLVHYTQPELQKPIIRILWMVPIYSLDSWLALKYPSIAIYVDTCRECYEAYVIYNFMTFLLNYLENQYPSLVMMLEVQEQQMHLPPLCCCPPWPMGEVLLLRCKLGVLQYTVVRPVTTVIALICQLCGVYDEGNFSSKNAWTYLVIFNNISQLFAMYCLVLFYKALREELSPIKPVGKFLCVKMVVFVSFWQAVVIALLVKVGVISEKQTWDWKSVEAVATGLQDFIICVEMFLAAIAHHFSFTYKPYIQEAEEGSCFDSFLAMWDISDVREDISEQVRNVGRTVMGRPRKSYFSEAQNDGERSGLLSSASQDAITEAASDSVSPRGQYQGLGRTITPHSLSAPAGLSSAQWDEQLEARPEETQEERTNQTKEPTEGDLIVIT, encoded by the exons ATGCCTTGTTCCTGTGAGAACTGGAGAAGATGGATTCGACCGCTGGTCGTTGTCCTGTATATTTTGTTGCTCTTAGTCATCCTGCCCTTGTGTGTCTGGGAGCTGCAGAAATCAGAG GTCAGCACACCTAATAAAGCATGGTTCATTGCTGGTATATTTGTCTTCATGACCATACCCATATCATTATGGGGTATTCTCCAGCATCTGGTTCACTACACTCAACCAGAGCTTCAGAAACCTATCATCAG GATTTTATGGATGGTCCCGATCTATAGCCTGGACAGC TGGCTTGCATTAAAATACCCCAGTATAGCAATTTATGTGGATACATGCAGAGAGTGCTACGAGGCCTATGTAATCTAcaacttcatgaccttcttgcTGAACTACCTGGAAAACCAGTACCCCAGTCTGGTGATGATGCTGGAGGTCCAGGAGCAGCAGATGCACCTGCCTCCTCTTTGCTGCTGCCCACCGTGGCCAATGGGAGA AGTTCTATTGTTGAGATGCAAATTGGGAGTGCTGCAATACACAGTTGTAAGACCTGTCACTACGGTGATTGCATT GATCTGTCAGCTGTGTGGAGTGTATGATGAAGGAAATTTCAGCTCAAAAAATGCATGGACATACCTGGTCATCTTCAACAATATTTCACAGCTG TTTGCCATGTACTGTCTGGTGCTGTTCTACAAGGCTCTGAGAGAGGAACTAAGTCCCATTAAACCAGTGGGCAAATTCCTCTGTGTCAAAATGGTGGTGTTCGTCTCTTTCTG GCAAGCTGTGGTCATTGCTTTACTGGTGAAAGTTGGCGTTATTTCAGAGAAACAGACATGGGACTGGAAAAGTGTAGAAGCTGTTGCTACTGGATTACAG GATTTCATCATATGTGTAGAGATGTTTCTGGCAGCCATTGCCCATCACTTCAGCTTCACCTACAAGCCTTACAtacaggaggcagaggagggcTCGTGCTTTGACTCATTTTTGGCAATGTGGGACATTTCTGATGTTAGAGAAGACATTTCAGAACAAGTCCGCAATGTTG gAAGAACAGTAATGGGCCGCCCAAGAAAGTCCTACTTCAGTGAGGCACAAAATGATGGTGAACGATCTGGCCTGCTCTCTTCAGCATCTCAAGATGCCATCACTGAGGCTGCATCAGACTCAGTTTCACCCAGAGGTCAGTATCAGGGGCTGGGGAGAACTATCACACCACATTCTTTATCAGCTCCTGCTGGGCTCAGCTCAGCCCAGTGGGATGAACAATTGGAAGCCAGACCTGAAGAAACTCAAGAAGAAAGGACCAACCAAACCAAAGAACCAACAGAGGGAGATCTCATCGTGATCACCTAG